One Poecilia reticulata strain Guanapo linkage group LG4, Guppy_female_1.0+MT, whole genome shotgun sequence genomic window carries:
- the LOC103463690 gene encoding granzyme G → MFFNNKLPVLMMVLLTLYNQGRTEKIIGGHEAEPHSRPYMAFIEKNLANNEPSYCDGFLLNEDFVMTAAHCQANNYTVYLGVDNTKSLENDKIQDRTVEKAFPHENYKKNEFIDDIMLLKLSSKVVVNNFVKPIALANHDDVTLPTSCIVSGWGQTHSNGRISDKLMETNVTLTENSICTELKLYCSNGTAGPGKGDSGGPLVCGHGTAYGVVSFMYQYSKDLSTVAYTKIPCYTDWITSTMKKALSKK, encoded by the exons ATGTTCTTCAATAACAAACTGCCAGTACTGATGATGGTCCTGCTGACTCTTTACAATCAAG GCagaactgaaaaaataattggagGCCATGAGGCTGAGCCTCACAGCCGGCCGTACATGGCGTTCATAGAAAAGAACCTGGCCAACAACGAACCATCATACTGTGATGGATTTCTTCTGAACGAGGATTTTGTGATGACTGCTGCCCACTGCCAAGCCAA CAATTACACAGTTTACCTCGGAGTTGATAATACAAAATCtttggaaaatgacaaaatacagGATCGAACTGTGGAAAAAGCCTTTCCTCAtgaaaattacaagaaaaacgAATTCATTGATGATATAATGCTCCTTaag CTAAGCTCTAAAGTGGTGGTGAACAACTTTGTGAAACCCATCGCTCTGGCAAACCATGATGATGTGACTCTGCCCACATCTTGCATTGTGTCCGGCTGGGGTCAAACTCATTCAAATGGAAGGATCTCTGACAAACTCATGGAAACGAATGTCACATTGACTGAAAATAGCATTTGTACTGAACTTAAGTTATACTGTTCAAATGGAACAGCTGGACCTGGTAAG GGGGATTCTGGAGGTCCACTGGTATGTGGACATGGCACCGCTTATGGAGTTGTGTCCTTCATGTACCAATACTCAAAAGATCTTTCAACGGTTGCTTACACAAAGATACCTTGTTACACTGACTGGATCACCTCAACGATGAAAAAGGCCCTTAGCAAGAAGTAG
- the LOC103463691 gene encoding Rieske domain-containing protein, which produces MASGSEDDEGNTTGASWRLIGPASELSKKPCRLMYSPFGRDGDVCLFYVRGQFFAMDARCAHSGGPLCEGDIEEADGVLQVFCPWHDYGYDLRTGKSGTLLEQQVYEVKLVDGDVYVKHASHLSLRPFPANQKN; this is translated from the exons ATGGCTTCTGGCTCGGAGGATGATGAAGGGAACACGACGGGCGCTTCATGGAGACTTATAGGCCCAGCCTCGGAGCTTTCCAAGAAGCCCTGCCGTCTAATGTACTCCCCTTTCGGCCGCGACGGTGATGTCTGCCTCTTTTATGTCAGGGGACAGTTTTTTGCCATGGACGCCCGCTGTGCTCACTCCG GGGGTCCTCTGTGTGAGGGGGACATTGAGGAGGCGGATGGAGTCCTGCAGGTCTTCTGCCCCTGGCATGACTACGGCTATGATCTCAGAACTGGGAAGTCTGGGACATTATTAGAG CAACAAGTTTATGAAGTAAAGCTGGTGGACGGCGACGTGTACGTGAAGCACGCAAGTCATCTCTCCCTCAGGCCTTTTCCAgcaaatcagaaaaactga